A single Brassica rapa cultivar Chiifu-401-42 chromosome A04, CAAS_Brap_v3.01, whole genome shotgun sequence DNA region contains:
- the LOC103865810 gene encoding WEB family protein At2g40480, producing MAEEEHLNPVGVSQVPGIRRVGLRAEIDTSLPFGSVQEEVTRLGGRGYWVPFKLEDNYNGVGEFDIKRMEEHAAELEKDLIVKELETLDVLEALGTTKRIVEDLKRQLHQESLRSSAEQIKEMNNDGHSNHNPISPSPDLILTELKQAKINLGKTMDDLVMIQSSVESLNKKMKEEKKFLDNAREKLTYGFGGEVVSLAETPREQVKIDAEPTEETCLKQQNKNCLRTAEMRLVAARKMEEAAKAAEELAMAEITMLSSSAAYGESEEEEEDEFCFPEPPRSPFRTPRGFGNDHESRRGMILKKLEEATEGVREGKQALEDALNRVEIANEKQLAAETAFRGWSKHSSPPMNQPQRSFFSHLNKPVVKSNVSMRDVLRRKQVPKEDDVHKRQSLEGETPRRHVNLSQMLKELKQDVKEEVREEKRFVTQRRKFGFIHITLPMHKQSKKKSSL from the exons ATGGCAGAGGAGGAGCATCTGAATCCTGTTGGTGTTTCTCAAGTACCGGGGATAAGGAGAGTGGGTTTGAGAGCTGAGATAGATACTTCTCTGccgttcggttcggttcaggaGGAGGTGACACGGTTAGGTGGTCGTGGGTACTGGGTTCCTTTCAAGCTCGAAGACAACTAC AATGGTGTAGGAGAGTTTGACATAAAGAGAATGGAAGAGCATGCAGCTGAGCTAGAGAAAGATCTAATAGTGAAAGAGTTAGAAACTCTAGACGTCCTAGAAGCACTAGGAACCACCAAGAGGATCGTCGAAGACTTGAAACGCCAGCTTCACCAAGAGTCCTTGAGATCATCAGCCGAACAGATCAAAGAGATGAACAACGACGGCCACAGCAACCACAACCCCATCTCACCATCCCCCGATCTCATCTTGACGGAACTAAAGCAAGCCAAGATAAACCTCGGCAAAACCATGGACGATCTCGTGATGATCCAGTCCTCCGTCGAGTCTCTcaacaagaaaatgaaagaagagaaaaagtttCTTGACAATGCAAGAGAGAAGCTTACATATGGCTTTGGAGGAGAGGTGGTGTCACTAGCTGAAACACCAAGGGAACAAGTAAAGATCGATGCTGAACCAACCGAGGAAACATGTTTAAAACAACAGAACAAGAACTGTCTGAGAACAGCAGAGATGAGACTCGTTGCTGCTAGGAAGATGGAGGAAGCTGCTAAAGCGGCTGAGGAGCTTGCGATGGCTGAAATAACAATGTTGTCATCATCAGCAGCCTACGGTGAAagcgaggaggaggaggaggatgagttTTGCTTTCCGGAGCCTCCAAGATCTCCGTTTAGGACACCGAGAGGGTTTGGGAACGATCACGAGTCGAGAAGAGGGATGATCTTGAAGAAGCTTGAGGAAGCTACGGAAGGGGTTAGAGAAGGGAAACAAGCGTTGGAAGATGCGTTGAACCGAGTAGAGATTGCTAACGAGAAGCAGCTCGCTGCTGAAACTGCTTTCCGCGGGTGGAGCAAACACTCATCACCACCTATGAATCAACCCCAACGCTCCTTCTTCAGCCATCTGAACAAGCCAGTGGTGAAGTCTAATGTCTCGATGCGTGATGTTCTAAGGCGTAAGCAAGTTCCAAAGGAAGATGATGTGCACAAGAGGCAGAGTCTTGAAGGAGAGACACCGAGGCGGCATGTGAATTTGAGCCAGATGTTGAAGGAGCTGAAGCAGGATGTGAAAGAGGAGGTGCGTGAAGAGAAACGGTTTGTCACGCAGAGgaggaagtttgggttcatacaCATTACACTTCCAATGCACAAGCAGAGTAAGAAAAAATCCAGCCTATAA
- the LOC103865809 gene encoding uncharacterized serine-rich protein C215.13 gives MTMSERSSKVVVKDNSQVNSSSRIYYYGGASVPFLWETRPGTPKHPLFSESFRLPPLTPPPSYYSSSSSSSPGNKLAKVRTKQTRFVKTLFNRKHHVSHPSISWSSSTSSSSYSSSSSSSSPRSKSVHRPDKCYLSCSRSYVKDDDEEESGSSSPTSTLCYKRGFSMKRALCSILSHKSSRSDLRLV, from the coding sequence ATGACAATGTCAGAAAGATCCTCGAAGGTGGTCGTAAAGGATAACTCGCAGGTCAACTCATCGTCGAGAATCTATTACTACGGCGGAGCTTCCGTGCCGTTTTTATGGGAGACACGGCCAGGGACACCTAAACATCCTCTCTTCTCTGAATCATTTCGTCTTCCGCCGTTAACGCCACCTCCGTCGTActactcctcctcctcttcctcgtcCCCCGGGAACAAACTTGCAAAAGTTAGAACGAAACAAACTCGGTTCGTGAAGACCTTGTTCAACCGTAAGCATCACGTGTCGCATCCTTCGATTTCTTGGTCGTCttcaacatcttcttcttcttactcttcgtcttcttcctcgtcgtctccACGGTCTAAATCAGTTCATCGTCCCGACAAGTGTTACCTTTCTTGCTCGAGATCGTACGTTAAAGACGATGACGAGGAAGAGAGTGGTTCGTCGTCTCCGACGTCAACGTTGTGTTATAAAAGAGGGTTTAGTATGAAGAGAGCTTTGTGTTCTATTCTGAGCCATAAATCTAGTCGTAGTGATCTTAGATTGGTTTAA